Below is a window of Brachyspira hampsonii DNA.
TAATCCCTTTTTATTGCACTCACTGATTATATAATCTATATTATCCGGAGTTTTCCAAGTAAGACATGGAACAGCAATACAAACCTCAGCCCTCATTGCCGTACCTATTATATTCGGAGAGCTTGTAAGAAATCCGAATTTCTTATCATAAGCAAAATCTACTTTCTGATCTAATGCAGTTTCTATTTCATAAGCCTTATTAAAGCAATTCTCTAATTCTAAACCTCTTGATATAACTTGAATTTCTAAATGATCATTAGAATTTATTAATAAAGATATATCCTCATCTTCATCTGTAAATAATGAGGCATGAATTATATTCTTATTGCTTGGTATAGTAAGATTTTCTATAAGCATTCTAATATTAATAGAAGGAAGTTCAATAAGTTTCTTATATAAAAAATCAGGATTTAATTCTTCTATATTGGATTTTAAAATATTTTCTGTATTTTTGAAATCTTCTTTATCCATATTGTGAAAGAATCTAATACCATCTAAATTTCTATAAATGGAAATTTTAGAATATAACACTATATTATCATCTTCGCCTTTTTTGTATATCCAATTTGCTGTATTATTAACGGACATCTTTTTTTTCGCTCTTAGTTTTTTTAGATATTAAATCTTTTTTCAAATGTTCCAATTTATCTCTTATCAATGCAGCTTCTTCATATTTTTCTATTTTTATAAGAAGTTCTATTTCTTCTCTGTATTTATTAATTTTGGCTTCTACATCTTTATTGCTTAAATTTCTGCTGGATATTTTTCCTATATGCTTATTTTCTCTATGTATTTTTTTAATATGCTTACTAAGTTCTGATTTGAAATATTCATAGCATTTAGGACAGGATACTATGCCTGTTTTTAGAAAATCATCTAAAGAATATCCGCAAACTTTGCATATTTTACTAGTACTAGGAGTTTTTTTCTTTTTCTTTTTTGAAGGCAATGATTTATAATTTGGAAATATAGTATCAATATTATTAAATTCCAATTCTAAACATTTTTCTATAATATTGCCGTTTATTTCACATTCTTTGCATATATGAATTTGTCTTCTTTCATTGCCTATTATTTCCTGAATATATAATACAGCTTTTTCTTTACCACATATATTGCACTTCAAAATACATCGCCCCTAATAACTTATTAATAAAATTTTATCATTGAATAAAAAAAAAAGCAAATAATTAATATAATTTTATCTTAGTTTTATAAAAATATCTAAATCTTCTCTATTGGTTATCTTTATATTATCAGAAGAACATTCAGATATTTTTACCTCTCCGAAATACTTACTATATATTTCAGCATCATCTGTAACTAAATCAGCATTTTTATCATTGATATATTTTTCAATAGCATACATATAATTATCAAATTTAAATCCCTGAGGAGTGGCAGCCCTATAAAGATAAGTTCTGTCAATAGTATCTGTAATAGTTTTATCTTCATTCACTTTTTTTATTGTATCTACAACCTTAGAGGCCAATATAGCAGCATCATATTTTAAAACATCTTCATATAACTGCATAATTTCTTTTTTCTTCACTAAAGGTCTTACCCCATCATGAATAAATACATAATCTGTTTGAATATCTTCTCTATGTTCATTTAGAAAACTCATAGCATTATATACAGAATATACCCTCTCACTTCCGCCTTTTATATAATGAATGTTTTTCTTTATCTTTTCTTTTATGAGAGATTCTTTTTCAATATATTTTTTTATATTCTTTATCTCTTCTTCAGCACTTACTAAAACAATATTATTAAAATGAAACTTAAGCATATTTATAAGAGTATGAATAAATATAGGCTTATTATCAACTTTGATAAATTGTTTTTTTACTTTACCTGCAAATCTTTTAGAACTTCCCGCTATTAATATTACTAAAGTTGTATTATTCATAAATATTTATTCTCTCGGCTGATTATTTTGTGTATTTTTATTTCTTAAATTCATTCTCTCTTCTTTTCGTTTTTCACTTTCTAATTTTTTCTCTTCTCTTAATTTATATCTAGCTTCTCTTCTAGCCTGAACTTCTTGCTTCATTTGTAATTTCTTAGCCTCTTTTTCTTTTTTCCTATTTTCATTATATTCTCTACGCTCTTGATTTCTTTTCTCTCTTAATTCCTTCATCTCTTCAAGCTGCATTCTCCACTCTGCCCTTTCTAATTTTCTCTTTTCTTCTTTTTTTCTTTCTATTTCTTCTTTTTGCTGCATTTTCTCTATTTTTTCAATTTCCTTCTCTCTAAAAAGAACAAGTTTTACAGGGTCTTTTATTTTACTTAATTTATCTCTCATCTTCTGAACATAATCTTTTCGTTTTCCTATATTTTTAGGAAACAATTTAGCCCCCAAAGAATCTATAAATAATCTTGTCCTTAAAACAAGACTGTTCTGTGTTTTCAAATTAATAACAGAAACCCAAGGTACTCTAGATATGATGATAAGTGCTATCACTCCGGACATAGTATTAGAAAATAAATTACCCCAAAATACAGACCAATAAGACAAATACTTAGTAGTTAAAATAATAAATACAAATCTTAAAAACCATATCCTTAATATACTTATTATGAGCGGAACCCTAGTACGCCCAAGCCCTATTAATGCCCCTTGAACTACCATAGTTATTCCAAATCCCAAAACCCCCAATGCAAATATAGGTAATGCACCATTAGCAACATATAAATCTTCTGCTTCTCTTGTAAAAAGTCTAGTCATATAAGGAGTAAGAGGTATAACAATAGCTATAAGAACAATAGCGGTAATAGCACTCAATAACATACCTGTATAACAAGATTTTTTAGCCTTATCTGCATATTTAGCCCCTATATTCATACTAACCATAGTAGTAACTGCTGACCCAAATGCAGCAGGCAAATTGAAACATACTGCTGTAATATTATTTGCTATTCCCTGACCATTTAATACTGTAGCACCATATTTTTCAACTTCGCTATTGATAAGAAAGAATCCTAAATTACTTAAAAATGTTGTAAGCATTGAAGGAATACCTATTATCATAAGCTCTTTTAAAATACTAAAATCAAATTTGAATTCTTTTAATGATAATTTATCATCGCTATTTTTAATAAATAAATCATAATACATCCAAATTGTAACAATGGCATAAGTAGAAAATGAAGCTAATACACTGCCTACTATTTTCAAATGCATGAAATATACATATATAAAATTAAATAATATTTTTAGAACTAGTAATATCACACTTCTTATAAAAGTGGCTTCAGGCTTACCATTAGCATTTTTTATACCATTATATAAAGCTGCCAAAAATGTCATAGGCATAACAAAACTATATAATGATAAATACTGATATACATTTTCTTTAATGCCCGGCTGTAAATTCATAGAAACTAATATGCTTACAATGTAAAGCGTAGGTCCCATAGCAATACCAAATAAAACACCTGTAACTACTATCTGTGTAGATATTTTTTTGGCACTCTTAAAATCTCCAAGTCCGTTATACTGTCCAACTATTGCCATAGCAGCAACACCTAAGCCCTGAGATAATGCTGTCATCATATTAACTATAGGTTCTGCAAAATTAACACTGCTTGCTATAATAGTACCTGTAACATTATTGAGAAAAAGACCGTCCATTAAAGGAATCATTGACTGAACTAAACTCATCATTAATGTTGGGATAGATAACATTATCAATGTATTTGTAATAGAGCCATGAAGTATTAAATCTCTTCTTGCTTCTGTAGACTGACTTTTGAAAAAACTAATCATACTTATCCTTTAAAATTTATCGTATAAACAATATAACCGATTATTATATATTTTATATTAAAAAAAAATTTTTTTGCATAAATAAAATGAAAAAATTATTTATTTGTAATCCTAATACAAATAAATATATCAATAATAGTAAATTTTTTAAATATATTTTTTTAATTTTATTTAATTTAATTATGCAGTAATTTTATAGTCTTGGTTTTAGTAAAAATAAAATATCAGCTTATATACAAATTAAAGTTTCATTAAAAATAAATACACTATATTATATAATTTATATGGTATTAATGGATGTAAATATTATAAAGATATTCAGTTATAATTAATAAAATTTATAATAAAAATAATAAGGGAGCTTATAAAAAACTCCCTTTTTTATTTCAACTTCTTATATTTCCTAAACTAGGATCTTCTATATTATCTTCTGGAAGCAAGTATATATTATTATTTTGATTGTTATTTTGAGTATTATTATTTTGATTACTATCATAGCTATTAGTATTTTCATCTAAAGGCGTATAATAGAAATCTCCCTCATCATCTATCATAGTATCATTGGTATCCTCATTTCTAACTGTACCTGTTCTAAGATGATCTATAGGACATTGAGTAGACAAATCAACATTTCCGCCTACCGTAAGAGGTGCAACATTTACGCAGGTATGATTTCTAGGAAGCCCTGAATCCTGACAAATTTCTACTACTAATACATCATTAGGTATAGGCCAATTAAATTCTCTTTTAGATTGAGGAGTAATAGAATTAAGATATTGAAAAGTTGCTAAAGCAGTAGTGGCCCCTCCTGTTACATTATTTGGAAGCAGATCATTTCTGTCGCTTCCTATCCAAGTAATTGTAACTATCTCATCATTATATGCGGCAAACCAATTATCACGGTGTTCGCTTGTTGTTCCTGTTTTGGCGGAATATGAAGGATATTTAAAGCCGTAAGTATTAGCACTTCTATATGCTGTTCCTCCTGGTGCTATAACTTTCTGTAAAGTAGTATTTAAAAAATAATAAGATGACGGTGAAGTTGCACTTATTTTATGAGGCGTTCTATCGACTAAAGCTGTAACACTAAGTTCATTACCGTCTATATCAATTATTTTATCCACAATATAAGGCTTATATTTAATACCTCCATTAGCCAATGCACTATAAGCAGAAGCTAAATCAAGAGGACTCATTTCCATAGTTCCCAAACCTATAGACAAAGCATTAGGTATATAAGCATTCTCTCCGAAAAATTCTCTTGAATGCTCTATGAAATAAGAAAGCCCTATATCATTTAATAATTTAACCGCTATTGTATTAATTGATTTTGATAAAGCTGTTTCTAAAGTCATTTCACCTCTATACCTTCTGTCAAAGTTTCTAGGTGAGTATGCAGGCTTTCCTGTACCCTGAGGATAGCTGTAATTGGTATCAAGCATAGTAGAAAAAGGCTGTGCCCCGCCCTCAAATGCATATAAATATATAAAAGGTTTTATTACACTGCCTATTTGTCTTTTTGCCTGTACTGCTCTGTTAAACTGATTTTGCAATGTGTATCCGTCTCCACCTATCATAACAAGTATTCCGCCTGTTTTAGGGTCTATTGATACCATCGCTCCCTGATAGCTTCTATTTGATGAACTAGTCTGTAAATTTCTAATATTTTCTTTCATTACAGAATCGGCAACTCTGTAATATCTTTCATTTACTGTTGTGTATATTTTAAGACCGGATAATGCAAGCTCATCTTTATTAAAATAATTCAATAATTCCTGCCTTACATATTCATTGACATAAGGAGTTCTATTTACTGTCATCTTCCATTGGGCACCTTTAACCTGCTTGTTTATATTAGTATATTCTTTATCAAATAAAGCAAGTTCAGATTCCATAGTCTGTTTATCTATAATGTTATTTTTTACAAGTCTTGATAATATCTGCTCTACTTTTTTCCTGCTGTTATCTGGATTATTTACTATAGAATAGTATGTGGGATTAGGAAGCATACCAACTAATATAGCGTATTCTAATAATCGGCATTGTCTTAGAGGTTTATTAAAATAATGATTGGCTGCTGCTTCAAATCCGTAGTTCCCATCGCCTAGATAAACAGTATTAAAATACATAGCTAAAATTTCTTTCTTAGTATATTTCTGTTCTATCTCTCTTGCAGCGAACATTTCAAAAAGCTTTCTTTCTATAGTTCTTTCACTTTTAGTAAATAATAGCTTGGCTAGCTGCTGAGTAAGTGTAGAACCGCCGCCTACTATTTTTCTTGTTAAAATAGTTTGTATACCTAAATAGGCTGTTCTGAAATAGTTAATACCTTTATGGGAGTAGAATTTCTGATCTTCCATTAAAAGCAATGTCTGTTCCAAAAGAGGATTAATATCATCTACATTAACAACTTCATAAGCAGGAGGCATATATTCACCTATCAATATATTATTTCTATCATATATTTTTGTAGGAGGAGAATCTCCGAAAGGATTTAAAGGATTAAAATATCTTATCCTTTTTTCATTACCTCTTATAACTATTATATCATAGTATTCTTCAAGCATAGCCATACTTTGATCTCTTCTGGCTACCCAATCTTTATATACGCCGCCGACAAAGTATATCCCTACTATACCCACCGCAACAAAGACAAATAAACATATAATAAAAATAGTTAGTATAAATTTCTTTAATTTAGATTTCTTCTTTTTTTTAATGTTGTTATTATTATTTTCTTGTTTTTTTTTCTTAAACATTTAGCACCATATTAACATAATTATATTATACTATATATGATACTATAATATATATAACATTGCAAGCGGAATTTATTTAGATTTTTTTATTATTCATAATAAAAATTACAATTGACTTATACATTTTTATATATTAAACTAAATAAAAAATAGTCTTTAAGTGATACATTATGAAGAATTTTCAACCTAAACCATTATTAACTGTAGCAATTTTATCAATAGTAACATGCGGCATATATTTTATTTATTGGATTTATGTTACAACAAATGATGTTAATAATTATATGGAACAGGAATATATTAATCCTACCTTATCTCTTGTATTATCGATAATAACATGCGGATTATTCTCCATATATTGGTTTTATAAATATGGAACAATAGTATTTAATGATATGAGTAAAAAGGCTGAATTAGACAGTTATGGTGAAAATGCTGCTGTTTTAGCAATATTACTCTTTATACCATTCGGATATATTTATTCTATTATAGCCCTTCAATCTAAACTAAATATTATTTTTACTAAATATTCAGATAAGGATTCGAAATAATAGAACACAGTAAAATATTATTAACCTAATCAGCACTTGGGCGGGTGCTTACAAATTCTAATATAAATATTTAAGAAAACTTGAATTTAATTTTCTTAACGAATTGAAAAATATAAAGGGCAGGGTATGTAAATAATTTTTTAAATTTAATTACACTTGCCCACCCTCTAGATTTATAAATTAAATTTGTAATTCTTATCTTTTATTTCTTTGTTTCTAAAATTAGGCTTTTTAATTCCCACCCTATTTTATTTAAATTTATAATGATTTAAACGCACGCATAATAAAACTTAAAATATAAATCAATTAATAATCATAATTTAAATAATATATAAAATCATATCAACCGTGCGTTTAGTAGATTACAAATTTAAATAATGCTTGGGCGGGTGCCTTAAATTTCTAATTAAGCATTTAATAAAATTCAAATATAATCTTCTAAATGAATTGAAAAATATAAAGGGCGGGGTATGTAAATGATTTTTTTATTTTTAATATTACAATTTTTAATCAAAATTTCCAATTTATTTCTAATTTTCATAGTAAAATCCTGTATTTACAGCTAATTTTATAATATTTGTAAATATATTTTACATTGATTTGTTATACACAGCTTATTTATGTATTATATGTATTAATAACTAATAAATATTTATATCTTTTGTAAATTTATTGTAAATTATTTGTAAATAAATATTGCTTAATTTTTACATTCTGCTATAATTATAAATGTAAAGAGATTTTACAATATAAACCTAAGGAGATACATCATGACTAACAGCTTAAACCTTTTTATTAAAATTACACCTAGCAAATTACCTGAAAATATTAGAAGATTTATCGCTTCTAATTATAGCAAAGCTAAAATCGTTTATATTGACATAAGAAAAGAACAATATGAAATTAAATTAAATAATGGAATTTATATCAATTTCGACAAAAACGGAGCCTGGAATTATATAAGCAGCGATGACAAATTATCTGAAAATATACTCCCAAAAAATATAGCAGGTAAAATAAAAAACATAATGAAAAAATATAATAATGCTTATATTTTTGAAGTTAGTAAAAGAATAGAATTCTACAAAATAAGATTGACTAATTCTTTGGAAATATGCATAAGAAATAACGGACAATTAATAATGGCATAACTCTTATCACTTTGTATCTCCTAAAAGTAATTAAATAAAGGCTTGGATATTTATATATTCAGGTCTTTTCATTTTTTAAACTTAATTACATACCCCGCCCTCTAGGATTATTATTTAAATCTGCAATCAAAGTTTTTTGTTTTTTTATTGTATAATTAGAATTTGTCAGCACCCACACAAGTTTTTTTAAATTTTAAAAAATATATAACCGCACGCAGAATAATATTAAAAATATATGCTAATACAAAATCATAATTTAAATTATAAATAAAGAACCGTTTACCGTGCGTTGGAAAAAGCATCATAATAAATTATCAGGCGGCGGCAGATTTTTATAAAAATATTAAACAAGTTATTTATTTAATTTGAAAAACTGCATAGCCTCTTCTAATTCCTTAGCTCTTATTATAATAAAAAATCTACCGCCTAAAAGGCTCTGATAATAAATTATCAGACGGCGGTAGATTTTTATAAAAATATTAAACAAATTATTTATTTAATTTGAAAAACTGCATAGCCTCTTCTAATTCCTTAGCTTCATTTAACAAAGAAGCAGCCGCTGAAGCAGATTGTTCTACCAATCCGGCATTCTGCTGTGTTACGCTATCCATTTGAGAAACTGCTATATTTACCTGATCAACTCCTGACTGCTGCTCTATAGCTGTTTCACTGATATCTCTCATTATATTAGAAGTCTCTTCTATTTTTTTCTCTAAATCTTCAAATATTTTCTCTGACTCTTTTGCTTTCTCTACAGATTTACTAATTTTATCATATATAACATTAATCAAAGAAGTAATATCCTTAGCAGAAGACTGAGAATTCTGTGCCAAATTCCTAACTTCGCTCGCTACAACAGCAAATCCCTTACCCTGTTCTCCGGCACGGGCAGCTTCAACAGCAGCATTAAGTGCCAATATATTAGTTTGAAAAGCAATATCCTCTATGACCTTTGTTATATTTTTTATTTTTTCACTATCCTCATTAACCTCTTCTATACTTTTAGTTGTTTCTAAAATTATGGATCCGGCATTCCTAATTGAATTCATAGATTCCTTCATCATATTATTGCCTTCTATAGAATGAGAAGTAGAAGATTTAATTGTAGAAGCCATCTCCTCCATAGAACTAGCAGTTTCTTCTAGACTTGCAGCCTGAGCTTCTGTTCTTTTTGATAAATCAGAATTACCATTTGCTAATTCCTGAGCTGCTGTAGTTATTTTGATAGAGGAATCATTAACTTGAGATATTATCTCTGTAAGTTTTTTACGCATTCCGCTGAAAGATTCAAATAATATTCCAAGCTCATCTTTTCTCTTATGCTCATTTGAAACATAAGTTAAATTTCCTATCTCTATTTCCTTGGCCTCTCTTATAATGCTGTTTATATGACTCATTATTCTTTTTATAAAAAGATAAACAAATACAGATAATAATACTATAGCAATTAAACCTACTAATGAACTTATTAAAATTAATTCCCTGTTTGTAGAATATATTTCACTATCAAACATAGTCATAGCAATTATCCAATTCATAGATTTCATTTTACTATAAGAACCTGTTCTTTTTTGACCCATATACATATATGATAAAGTGCCCTGTGTTAAATTATTATCAAATACTGTTTTATAATCCTGAACGGTACTAGATCCTATTTGATCATATAGATTATCCATTATATCAATTAAATTAGAATCTATAGTTAGTATCCTGCCTGTTTCTCCCAAAGTTATATCTGAAAAGTAATTATCATGTATAAGTTTCCAATCTATTACAACAAGTATCGCACCTAATAAATTGCCGTCTAAACTTTTTATAGCACCGCCCAAGACCAATGATTTATTTCCCGTATCTGCTGAATCTATTATTTCATCATCAAATGTATATTCAAAATTCTTGCTTTCTAGTACAGACCAGAAATTAGGTCTAGTATCAGAAATATTGTTGCCAATAGAACTACCTAAAGCATCGGCTATAATATCACCATTTAAATCCACTACTGCTATATTTATAGAATATTCATTAGCCCCATTAAATAGTGCCAAAGCATTTAATGCATCAGCTTCTGTCTGTTCATTTCTATTTAAAAGAGAATTCATAATAGCAGGAGCAACAGAATATGTTTTAGCTAATGAAACTTGATCTGACAATATGGAATCAAATAATTTAGCATAAGACTGAACTGTATTAGCAAATCCCTCAAATCTGCTTCTGCTTATTCCTTTATTAGCAAAAGTTACTGCTATACTTAATATAATGAATATTATCAATATAGATATGACTGATATTATAGCAGGAACTTTGAAAGATAAACTATGTATCTTCTTCATATAAAAACTCCAATTTATTTTAAAAATCAATTATATAATTTATATTAAAATATAATAATACTTTATAGTTAATCGTTATTTTTTCTTAATTTTATACTTTTTTTAATATAAAAAAATATTTTTTTAGAAAAAAATATATAAAAACCTTATTTTTTTTACACTTTTTTTAAAAGTTTTATATATTATTAGTATAACAAAGTTGATTTGTATCTAATTTTATAAATTTTTTCTTCATAATTTACCTTAATAGCGGATATAGTTTTATATCCGCTTATTTTTTCGCGTTTTATTTTATAGATAAATTAAAATCTTTAATACACTAAGATAAAAAAACAACAGCATATTTCTATATAGAGCAAAAAAATATGTATTACTTGTATGATAATATATAGTATATAGATATTTTTTATAACATATTTTTAAATAGAACCTACTTTTTATAATAAAAATATTGACGCCACTTCTTTCGTATGATAATATTAAAATAAAGAGAGGGTACAAATATGCAAAAAATTATATTAAAAAATATAGCAAACATAAGAGTTGGGGCATCTGTTTCAAGAGCTTCTGCAAAGATATACGAAAAAGGATACGAAATTAATCTCATAAACTTAAAAGCATTCGATAACAAATCAGTTAAGTATGCTCAAAATGAAAAAAACATTGATAAAATACAAATCAAACAAAAAAATATCGAGCTAATACAAACAAATGATATTATTATAAGACTTAGAGAACCATTCAATAGTCTAATAATAGAAGATAATATTGATAATTGTATAATAAGTTCATTAATGGCATGCATCAGAATAAAAGAAGAATTTTATAATATATGCCTGCCTCATTTTCTTGCTATTTATCTAAATAATAAAAAAGTTCAGAAATTTCTAAAAAGAGAATCAAGAGGAACAGGGATAATATCCATAGGAACTTTTGATATATCAAATATAGAAATAGAACTGCCTAGTATAGATAAACAAAAAGAAATCATTGAAATAAATTCACTATTTGAAAGAGATATTTTTATTCATGGAAAACTCTTTGAATTAAAACAAGTATTCTACAAAGAAGCTATGAATAAAATATTAAAAAACTGTTAATCATTTAATAATATTTTTTAAAAGGAGAAATAATTATGAAAACAACAAAAGAAGTAGTTGAAAATATAGTTTGGAAAGCATGCGACACTTTCAGAGGATCAATAGACTCATCTGTTTATAAAGATTATATATTGAGTATGCTATTTGTGAAATACTTATCAGATTTCGTGAAAGAAAAAACTGAAGAATTAAGAAAAAAATATAAAGACAATGAAGGCATTTTATCAAGAATGATTGAAAGGTTGGATTATAAAATAAGCGAAACTGCTAACTTTGATTATCTATATTCTATAAGAGAAGAAAACAATATTGGCGAGAGAATCAATACTGCTTTAAGAGAAATAGAAAAACAGAATCAAACTAAATTTGAAGGCATTTTTAACAATATAGATTTTAATGACTCAAATAAATTCGGCAACACAAAAACAAGAAATTCTATATTAAAAAATCTGCTTGAAGACTTCAATGATCCTGCATTAGACTTAAGCCCTAGTGCATTAGAAAACAATGATGTTATGGGCGATGCTTATGAGTATTTGATAAAAAACTTTGCAAGCGATGCCGGTAAAAAAGGCGGTGAGTTCTTTACCCCTCCCGAAGTATCTATGCTTATAGCCAAAATAGTAACTTTGAATATAAAAGACGGTGTTAAAGTATATGACCCTACTTGCGGAAGCGGTTCTTTGCTTGTTAAAGTGTATAAAGAATTAGGAGGCGAAAACTGTTCTGTATACGGACAGGAGAAAAACAGCCAAACATATTCTTTATGCCGAATGAATATGTATTTGCATGAAATAGGCGATAAAGGAATAATTGAATGGGGCGACACTATAAAAGAGCCTAAATTCTTGGATAAAAACGGAAATTTAGAAAAGTTTGATATAGTAGTTGCTAATCCTCCTTTCAGTTTGGATAAATGGGGAGAGGAAACAGCAGTTAAAGACCAATACAATAGATTTGAGTACGGCATACCTCCAAAGAGCAAAGGCGATTATGCTTTCGTACTTCATATGATAAACAGTATGTCTGAAAATGGAATCACTGCTGTTGTAATGCCTCATGGTGTATTATTCAGAGGAGCCAGCGAGGGAATAATACGCGAAAGAATAATAAATGAAAATTTGCTTGATGCTGTTATAGGGCTTCCAAACAATTTATTTTACGGCACTTCAATACCTGCCTGCATTCTAATATTAAAAAAGAACAGAAAAGAGAAAGACATTTTATTTATAGATGCAAGCGTAGAATATGAGAAAGGAAAAAATCAAAACCGCTTACGCGATGAGGATATAGAAAAAATAGTCAAAGCCTACAAAGACAGAAAAAACATAGAAAAATACTCTAAATCAGCAAGCCTAGAAGAAATCAAAGAAAATGAATACAATCTCAATATACCTAGATATATAGACTCATTTGAAGACGAGGAGCATGTAGATTTGAAAAGCATAAACAAAGAAATAACAACATTAGAAAAAGAACGCGAAACTCTAAGCGGCAAATTAGAAGATTTTTTGAAAGATATAAAACTTTAATAAATTAATATAATAAAATTTTTTTAAGGAAGTATTTTATGAAAAAAAATATAGGTGAAATATTAAAAAATATTAGAATGAATAAGTTTATTAGTTTAAGAGATTTATCTGCAAAAATGAATTTAGGTAATGAAGGTCATATATATTTAA
It encodes the following:
- a CDS encoding methyl-accepting chemotaxis protein, whose amino-acid sequence is MKKIHSLSFKVPAIISVISILIIFIILSIAVTFANKGISRSRFEGFANTVQSYAKLFDSILSDQVSLAKTYSVAPAIMNSLLNRNEQTEADALNALALFNGANEYSINIAVVDLNGDIIADALGSSIGNNISDTRPNFWSVLESKNFEYTFDDEIIDSADTGNKSLVLGGAIKSLDGNLLGAILVVIDWKLIHDNYFSDITLGETGRILTIDSNLIDIMDNLYDQIGSSTVQDYKTVFDNNLTQGTLSYMYMGQKRTGSYSKMKSMNWIIAMTMFDSEIYSTNRELILISSLVGLIAIVLLSVFVYLFIKRIMSHINSIIREAKEIEIGNLTYVSNEHKRKDELGILFESFSGMRKKLTEIISQVNDSSIKITTAAQELANGNSDLSKRTEAQAASLEETASSMEEMASTIKSSTSHSIEGNNMMKESMNSIRNAGSIILETTKSIEEVNEDSEKIKNITKVIEDIAFQTNILALNAAVEAARAGEQGKGFAVVASEVRNLAQNSQSSAKDITSLINVIYDKISKSVEKAKESEKIFEDLEKKIEETSNIMRDISETAIEQQSGVDQVNIAVSQMDSVTQQNAGLVEQSASAAASLLNEAKELEEAMQFFKLNK
- a CDS encoding restriction endonuclease subunit S encodes the protein MQKIILKNIANIRVGASVSRASAKIYEKGYEINLINLKAFDNKSVKYAQNEKNIDKIQIKQKNIELIQTNDIIIRLREPFNSLIIEDNIDNCIISSLMACIRIKEEFYNICLPHFLAIYLNNKKVQKFLKRESRGTGIISIGTFDISNIEIELPSIDKQKEIIEINSLFERDIFIHGKLFELKQVFYKEAMNKILKNC
- a CDS encoding type I restriction-modification system subunit M, whose amino-acid sequence is MKTTKEVVENIVWKACDTFRGSIDSSVYKDYILSMLFVKYLSDFVKEKTEELRKKYKDNEGILSRMIERLDYKISETANFDYLYSIREENNIGERINTALREIEKQNQTKFEGIFNNIDFNDSNKFGNTKTRNSILKNLLEDFNDPALDLSPSALENNDVMGDAYEYLIKNFASDAGKKGGEFFTPPEVSMLIAKIVTLNIKDGVKVYDPTCGSGSLLVKVYKELGGENCSVYGQEKNSQTYSLCRMNMYLHEIGDKGIIEWGDTIKEPKFLDKNGNLEKFDIVVANPPFSLDKWGEETAVKDQYNRFEYGIPPKSKGDYAFVLHMINSMSENGITAVVMPHGVLFRGASEGIIRERIINENLLDAVIGLPNNLFYGTSIPACILILKKNRKEKDILFIDASVEYEKGKNQNRLRDEDIEKIVKAYKDRKNIEKYSKSASLEEIKENEYNLNIPRYIDSFEDEEHVDLKSINKEITTLEKERETLSGKLEDFLKDIKL